The Sulfurospirillum sp. UCH001 genome segment TCTACGTATGGATATATTATCCTTTTTTTATATTCGTTTGGCGGCGGTATGGTCGCCATTATTGCTGCTGGAGTGCTATCATATGCAGGTAAAATGGACTTAAGTGCATCAATCGCAGTGGCAGCGTGTGCGAATATCATCGGTAGTTCATTTTTATTTTATATGGGACGTTACAATAAAAAAGCGTTAATGCCTTATATTAGGGATCATCGAAGAAAGTTAGCACTCAGTCATATTTTGATGAAAAAGTATGGAGATAAAATTATTTTCATTCAAAAGTTTATTTATGGGCTAAAAACACTTGTGCCTATGACCATTGGATTGACAAAGTATCCACAAGTGAAATTTCATATACTCAATACAATTTCAGCTATTGTTTGGGCCGTAGTTTTAGGTATAGGAAGTTTTATGACAGGCGATATTTTAATGCGCATTGCTGCGTATTTTTCTGAAAATACCTTTTTAGCACCATTGATTTTACTCTCTATCATTGGGCTTATCTGGTTTTACTTCCAAACTGCTACTAAAAAGAAAAACTAAACTTTAAGTGCATTGCCAACCTGCCAGTAATCGCTACTGGCAGGTTACTTTAAAATATTTTATTACTTAAAATAAGCATTTTTTGTTCAAAACGATTCATAAACTCATTGTAAACTTTGCATGAATGACTGATGGTACAGATTAAACTTTTCATAGAAGGCTCCTCTGTTATAAAATTTTCAATATTGTAATAAAAATAGAAAATATGCTATAATTTTATTTCAAAATGAAATATTGGAGGATAATATGCCAGATATTTTAACGGTTTTGAACAGGGTTAAGGATATTTTATCTCAAGAATTAGGTGATCGTAAGGTATTTGACAAAGATGTTGCAGAAGCTCTTGGCATCAATCAGCTCACCCTTGCAACAATGAAAAATCGTGCCAAAATTCCGTATAAAGAAATTCTTGAATTTTGTGCGAAACGAAAAATTTCCATTAATTGGCTTTTGTTTGACCAAGTTGTTGAGAGTTTACAAGCAGAAACAGATAAATTTGCCAGAGTGCATTATTTTAGAGACATATATGCTTCAGCAGGCGGTGGTGCTTTGAATGAAGATGAAGAGGGCGAAATGATGTATCTTGATGAAGAGATTGTTCAAAAGCTGGGTGGTCTTGGAATGATCAAACATATTCAGGCTATTAATGTTTTAGGCGATTCTATGGAGCCCACACTGTACAGTGGGGATGTTGTTTTTATCAATAAAGAGTACACAAATGCACGCAAAGCAGGCATCTATGTTGTTTCAACGCCAGTAGGACTTTTCATCAAACGTTTACAACTTCATGCTAATGGAACAGTCGCTTTGGTCTCTGATAATGAAGCGTATTCACCTGAGATTATTAATGCAGAGGATGTTCAAGTTCTCGGGAAAGTGGTTGGAAAACTCTCCGCAAATGTTTAGAGTTTAAGAGAAGCGTTAATCTATGATCTCTTCTTTGCCCAAAAGGCTGCTAGGAAGGCTCCTGATATATTTTGCCAGACACTAAAAATTGCTCCAATAAGAGCACTTAGGGGAGTAAAATATTTAATAGCTAAGGCAACAGCTAAGCCAGAGTTTTGCATTCCTACTTCAATTGCAATGGTTTTACAAATTGCATGATTGTATCCAAGCCATTTTGCAACACAATAACCACTCGCAAGTCCTACGCTATTGTGAAGTACAACGCCGATGATGCTCAAAAATCCTATAGTTGCTATATGTTCTTGGTTGATAGCCACGATAATGGCAATAATAAAGACAATAGAGAGCATAGAAAATGTTGCTAAATAAGGCTCATAGCGTTTAATGCTTTCATGTAAAAAATAATTGATGATGACTCCAAAAATAACTGGTACAACAACAATTTGCAAAATGCTCATCAACATTTCATTGAATGGAACAGGAACACTTTGACCTACATATAAAAGGGTTAAAACAGGTGTTACAACAACTGAGAGTAGGGTTGACGTCATTGTCATTGTGATAGAAAGCGCTACATCTCCTTTTGCTAAGTAAGTAATTACATTCGATGCTGTTCCTCCTGAAACGGAGCCTACGAGGATCATCCCTACTAGTAATTCTGTTGAGAAGCCTAGTGCTTTTGAGAGTATCCATGCAGAAAGAGGCATGATAAAAAATTGTAATGCTACTGTAATTGCGATAGGTTTAGGGCGATGAAGCACACGTGCAAAATCTTCTAGACGAAGAGTAACACCCATAAAAAACATAATAGCCATCAGAAGCGGAGCAATGTAGCTTTTAAAAGAAAGAAAAATAGGTGGAAGAAAATAGGCACAAAAAGAGAGTAATAAAACCCATAGAGGGAAAAGAGCATTAAGACGATTAATCATTAAAATCCTTGTGCAAAAAGATGGAGGAGATTATAACAAAAATGTGGATGGGTACTAAAAGAAGAATGAAGGACATGTAAAGAGTCAGGCTCTTTA includes the following:
- a CDS encoding DedA family protein, whose translation is MEDILSSLSTYGYIILFLYSFGGGMVAIIAAGVLSYAGKMDLSASIAVAACANIIGSSFLFYMGRYNKKALMPYIRDHRRKLALSHILMKKYGDKIIFIQKFIYGLKTLVPMTIGLTKYPQVKFHILNTISAIVWAVVLGIGSFMTGDILMRIAAYFSENTFLAPLILLSIIGLIWFYFQTATKKKN
- a CDS encoding LexA family transcriptional regulator, whose product is MPDILTVLNRVKDILSQELGDRKVFDKDVAEALGINQLTLATMKNRAKIPYKEILEFCAKRKISINWLLFDQVVESLQAETDKFARVHYFRDIYASAGGGALNEDEEGEMMYLDEEIVQKLGGLGMIKHIQAINVLGDSMEPTLYSGDVVFINKEYTNARKAGIYVVSTPVGLFIKRLQLHANGTVALVSDNEAYSPEIINAEDVQVLGKVVGKLSANV
- a CDS encoding bile acid:sodium symporter family protein, which gives rise to MINRLNALFPLWVLLLSFCAYFLPPIFLSFKSYIAPLLMAIMFFMGVTLRLEDFARVLHRPKPIAITVALQFFIMPLSAWILSKALGFSTELLVGMILVGSVSGGTASNVITYLAKGDVALSITMTMTSTLLSVVVTPVLTLLYVGQSVPVPFNEMLMSILQIVVVPVIFGVIINYFLHESIKRYEPYLATFSMLSIVFIIAIIVAINQEHIATIGFLSIIGVVLHNSVGLASGYCVAKWLGYNHAICKTIAIEVGMQNSGLAVALAIKYFTPLSALIGAIFSVWQNISGAFLAAFWAKKRS